The Cydia pomonella isolate Wapato2018A chromosome 11, ilCydPomo1, whole genome shotgun sequence DNA window CGACTTCTGCTTTTCCTCCGAACAACGACATTCCACTCACCCCTAATATTGCTGGTTCTAGGCTACTACAGCCCTTTTGTGTGTCCTTGAAATATTATAGAGGTCGCTACAAGTAGCAATTGTTCAAAAGAGCGAAATAAACTTTAGTTACATTTACACGccttcatatttttatacaaacgcTGTTTATGgagtaaaaatttaataaaattgcgtTATTTTTATTGGATGATGCAACTGGACATGACTGGCAATGAACTCTaggacaaaataaattaatacatcgAGTTTCGGCTCATTCGTCTTgagaattaaataatttgtggaTGTGCATTGTGCACTCTGGCAATACAAACGTGTATCCATTTGTGCAGAGAATGTTCATtacattattatgtatttactttCATCGTATCAACAAAGCTGGTTTCCTTAGTCttctttattataattatattccaCTTCGCTTCATTGATTTTGAGAGCTTCTCTCTGTTAATATACGTTCGAGTAAGTTAATTTGCCACGAGCAACTATTTGTGAACTACACCACATACATCAACcaaaatacctacatttttagtttttcattatattgatTTACCACATTATAGTGGTTTTTAACTCATAGTTATCACACATCACGCGCATGCGTACCTACACGCGCAATTTTTATACCTGTTAGTCACAATCAAGAACACTAAACAAACTATTATATCATTTGGAACGATCTCAATGCATCGTTTAATCGGCTGCGTCTGGCTATTTCTATCCGACTACAACGAGCAGTTGCGTGGCATAATTTCTTTACTATCATTACATTAATCTAAACTGTATATTTCATATACAAATCCCATGTcctaaataaacttaaaattagaAGTTGAGTCGATAATGCGAAGGTTAAAAACATGCATTGTAAAAGTCAGTGGTTAGTGTTTATTATTAGTTACTTGGCATATGGAAATGCTCAGAAAAACATTGGTAAGTGATGTTATAGTTTCTAGGACTTTCTGGCATTAATATTCGTCCTATGGAGTTCAGTTATGCTCATAACATTATCGAACTCCTTCGAACTATGGCTTGCAACTTTAGGTATCATCAGCTGAAGTAGCTATAATCCCTTATCTCCTTAATTTTTAGTTGAGGTTTGCAGTTTTAGtcgggtaattttttttccagGTGCAATATGCGACGATGGTGGGTTTGTGTTAGAAGCTGCCTTTACCGTGGCCATAGAGTCTGTTTCGAGTGAAGATGACCCCTATGAGGCTAAAGTAGTACGCACCACACCGGGAGACGTACTCGAGGCCCACAATGCTATGTGCTCAGTTTTAGAGGTAagaatgtaatgttttataaatCTACTTGTATATTCAATTCATTGTGGTTAGCAGTTTGTCAAGAATAAAGATATGTgatactgatttaaactttcacgatttttacacattatgcgattaagtcccgtttctatgagtTAATAAGATATATTGTATGATATACGAGACCAAAGTAATAATTGCCACGCACAGAGATGCTTTCATATAAGGAACCGGCCTCAAAAATCGGTCACCCGCAGCGCAGCCTATGGACTTAATCCAGGGATGTATTTGTAGAAAGCAATCTGTAATTTTCAATTCCTGATGTTaccttttacgatttttttatatactttattcaaaaaagcgtttattaatgtacaaaatacctacataaacgCTACTACTTACTTTTGTCAAAAACGGCGAATTTAAACTTGTATATATTTCAGGGAAATGTCTTTGGAGTGTTTGCGCCAACAAACGAAAAAGCGTTGAAACATGTTCAATCCATATCAGATTTTCTTGAAGTACCGCAAATATTGGTGGACCAGTCAGTGGCACATAATCGGAATTGGTCGGCGATTAATCTGTACCCAAATCATGTGGCATATTCGCAAGTATGTTATCATtctaaataagtaatatttgatatttattcgtGTAGACACGGATGACCTGAACTTGCTAGCTGAAGTCAATAAACCAACAAAAATAATCGACGTACTAAAAAATTAACTTTGTCTTagagtaatttactttttaaggACGGATGGTCCATATGCGAAAAGATTTTGCGATTAAAAATCCAAGCGTGAACGTCGTTGGGTTTATTTAGTATGAATCTAGAGCTAAAAATGATacagatatatttaatttaaaaccttaacagaaaaaaattgcTTTACAGGCTTTCGCCGAGATTATTGACAACAAAGGTTGGGAAGAATTTACTATAATTTACGAAGGAGCTGAACTACTCCCATTTTTTGATGCCATTTTTGCTTTGCAAGATTTGGAAGCTGGCAATGAAGTCTTAATGACTGTCGTGCAGTTACCAGATGGCGACGATTTCAGGTACTTAATAATCTTTCGCTATATCAAAGAAATAGTAAGCACTACTCGCTATTGGTCAAATGGTCAAAGCTGCAAAACACGTTTCACCAATTTAACCATCTGTATTTTGGAACGTTAATGCAAAAGACATTCTTATCGTAAAATATGTCAACCGTTTgtgattcaaataaataaataatataggacattcttacacagattgaatAAGTTCCACagcaagctcaagaaggcttgtgttgtaggtacacatagacaacgatgtatgtaatacattacttaaatacatagaaaacacccatgactcaggaacaaatatctgtgctaatcacacaaataaatgcccttaccgggattcgaacccagaaccagtggcttcataggcagggtcactacccactaggccagactggtcgtcactTAATAAGATTGTtcaaaacatatataatatataattagaaCCACGTTGCTCTTGGGCACCGAGTAACCGAGCGCCGTGACGATGACGATACAGATTCTTTACTAACTCTAATTGTAAATTAGTTGTACGCCACATagatttttacaattaaaacttAACGTAAAAACGACGAATACGAAACGGGGTGCTAAATGGTATCATTATTTCAGATCCCATTTACAAACGATAAAAAAGTCTGGATCTTTAAATTACCTCGTCAACTGCAGAAGGGAGACTATAGAAACATTCCTACTACAGGCACAACAAGTGGGAATTATGTCTGATGAACACAGTTATGTTATAATGAATCCAGACTTCCAGACTATTGACTTGGATCCCTTTAAATACGGTGGATCTAACATAACAGGTAATGTGATTTATGAAAGTAAACAGTAGCACAAAATAAGCTACAAAAAGTTAGATTCGCGTTGCGACTGCAGCAATGTTATAGTAGCGGGAAATGAGCGATGTcactgtaatttttttgataaaatacgTTACTCAGTTTTCTTTGCTCTATTGCTGTGGAAAACAGGATTTTTTATCAAGGATATTTGACACTAAGATCGCCCATTTTCAACAATGCATAGTCTTGAAATTCACTCATAGGAACCTTTAATAATTAGCAAATAGTTGAACTTAGGACGAGgtatgaaataatatttgtacgctgaaaacataataatatctaATTATTTAGGCCAACATACTTATCCAAAGCAGCCACAGTCATTTCTGTCTcgatgaaataagtttttggcaaaaatttcatttttggtacaagcttttatcgctgactgtacttttctttccacaagtaactaatactcatcgagacaattctaaaaaccccaaacataattaggttacgttgttttatcacagaggttctatggccacctcctgtctccttCATCAGATCatcttgatggtaccataatattgcattgtcacccgacttacatatgtatgcaaattttcagcttcatcggaaaccgggaagtgcgtcaaatttaacttgcaagatttgagtaccaacagacaacggtcaggtgaaagtaaataaaagcttgtataaaatGATGAAGTTTGCACTTTAAACAGTCAGTAGTTGTTTTGGTATTGACAGAATTAAGTAGTAACAGAAAATGGCCAGTAGGTATTCTGCGCAAATAAGGTTAATTTTATGTAAGGTAAACGTCCTCGGCCAATAGTGAAACCTTGTTGTCACTTCTGTTGACGATGACTTAAGTTTAAAGATGATATGTAGGTACTGGGACAGTAATGAGCACTCTGCCgtgtaacataattattatattatgttttaactTTTCTTCAGTTTCAAATTTTCATATGTGTCTTCATTCATTACAGGAGTTAGATTTTTTGACCCAAGCGTCGAAGCAATTCAAAACTACGTAAAGAGCATCAATGCAAAAGTAGCAGAGCTATCTGAAGATCAAATTCCAGAAGCCGTAACTGAAAATGGACTAACACTCAGTTTAGCTTTGATGTACGACGCTGTGATGCTATATGTCGCGGCCGTAAAAGCTATGGCGCTCGAGGATGGCTCTAGTGTTACTTGTGAGAGTGGAAGAGGATGGGCTTTTGGATCTACTTTGCTTAATAATCTTAAAACTGTATGTACACGTAAATAACTTTAGTTACATTAATATGTAACTTcaaatattatacctactttagATTTGCTTACAAATGGCTTAGCCCATGAATCAGATCAGCACGATCACTCTTGGACTTCCCAAGTATCACCAGTAAAAGATCTCCACTACAACCGGTTTTATCTAGTAGTACATTCTCTCCCTGTGTTGTTACCTGTGAACTGAACATACATACACGCAGTGAGACGCGTAGTGAGTATTGTAGATGTAGGTAGTGTAGACTCGTCACGTGCAAAAAGCTAGAAATGTATGCGCcaaatttttgtattaaaaccCCCTTGTTCGAAAAATCTacgaaaattatttaatttaagattgaTAGATTGAAAATACAATGTTTacctttttattcatattttttctaCAGATGGAAATTGAAGGGTTGTCTGGTCTTATCAAATTCGACGACGATGGACTACGTACATATTTTGAGATAGAGATACTTGAACTTATGGCACATGGCATAGAAACGGTACACTTGacaattgttttttaaatatttttctacttaCTAGTGTAACTACTTAGTGAATGAGTAAAATAACTACCGGTTaattagagtccgtctaagcttaTTCAGCACCGACTTTGTGTACAATACAAATCTGTGTAGAGGCTAGCTTTGTGTGATTCTTTGTACCaacttattagtatttttttaaggtaGCGACTTGGAACATTGAGGAAGGATATAAAGAGACCAGAGTCATAATACCAGCAGCAGAAGTTGAAGGTTCAGAATCTATGAAAGGAAAACATTTCATTGTTTTAACAGCCTTGGTAAGTACGAAGTTACGTAGGCTCTTACAAAATTTAGTACATTCTTCGGTCTTTGTACTTTTACCCATAGTTCAATAGCCTAAGTACGCATTATGTGTAGTTTAGGAACAACAAACCGAccctttttcatttttttaaaccaatcaTTTAGACTATTAAGAAGAAAAGAGGCTTGAACTCACTACCttcgctttttagggttccgtagtcaactaagaataatctactatacttcaagctccagtttagcttattgtgatggaagagtaactacggaaccctactctgagcatggcccgatatgctcttggccgatttttatataagatTAAAGCTTAATAATAATGTAGCAAATCACGACTTTTTTACACGCTGTATTTTTAACGCTTACTTTACCCTTTGACTATACGGCTACCAgttttttgacattgacatattcgctcacgtctacataaattactttctatactTCTTGCTTGCGCTAATATGCGAGttcgagcgagatgcatagaaagtaagttacctAGATatgagcgaatatgtcagtgacaAAACTGATGGTAGCTGTACTATTTATAACATCTTTCAGAGTGCGCCTTACGGCATGCTAAAAGAGTCTCCCAAAAAGCTCGAAGGTAATGATCGGTACGAGGGTTTCGGCATTGAACTTATCGAAGAGTTGGCCAAAATGAACGAGTTCAACTATACCTTTGACATACAGGCCGATGGCGTCTATGGGTCCTTGGATAAGAAGACGGGCAAGTGGAACGGTATGATGGAGAAGGTTATGGACGGGGTGAGCAAAAGCATTTGTCTTTTAATATCGAATCACTTGAACAAGTAGACATCTAAAGTCCAAGGGTTACAGTGATCAACCGCGTGAATAACATTGAACGAAGCTGCCCATATTGACATCTAGCAGCACTTTATTTGGTTTGATACGTGTTTTAGCTAAGACTACCTGTACCTGTGTTCATAAAATAGCTATAAACtacctacttttattttatatctttgTTAATTTAGAGAGCGGACTTTGCAATCACTGATTTAACAATAACAGCGGCGCGTCAAAAAGCTGTAGATTTCACGAGTCCTTTCATGAATCTTGGGATCactattttgtacaaaaaaccAACGAAACAGCCACCGGACTTATTCTCTTTCATTTCTCCCTTTTCTTTGGAGGTAAGCACTCATTTAATCACTTAGAAAAATACAGGAACTTCGTACTTACTTACAAATCGAAGGGAGATTTAACCATTTAATACACTTTTTTCAGGTTTGGGGTTGGCTGGCAGGAGCATACGTGGGGGTTTCCCTATTGCTATTTCTACTAGGAAGGATAGCTCCAGAAGAATGGCAGAATCCTTATCCATGTATTGAGGAACCAGAGACTTTGGACAACCAGTTTACAATGGCCAATTCGTTTTGGTTTACTCTGGGAAGTGTGCTGACTCAGGGATCTGAGATTGCTCCAATGTAAGCTCagaacatatatatatatatatatatatatgatactACCGGCAATAGCTAAACATTATGCCTTCACCTTTACGCCGATGATCTCCAGATATATAGACAGGGAGTAATTGGCGATCTTCCTTCCCTCATCGAGAGCACGAATGATGACTTGTTACGCATTCTGAAATGGAGCACAACTCATGGTCTGAAAGTGAATCCTTCGAAGACCCAAGTCATCATCATTGGCAGTAGCAAACTAATTCCTAGAGTAGATTTTGCGAATCTTCCCCCCATATACTTTGATGGTATCCAGATTCCATTTTCACACCAGGTAAAAAATCTTGGTGTTATTATGGACCGGTCCTTATCTTGGGTGCCTCAGGTGGGTGAGGTTAGTAGGAAGGTGTTTGCTGCTGTTGCTTCTCTTAGGCGACTACGTAATCTCTTGCCGATCGCCACCaaaattgcgcttgctcaaTCCCTTCTTCTTCCGATCCTCGATTATGCCGACATCTCCTATCTTGATCTCACAGAAGAGCAACTGAATAAGCTCGAGCGAATACAAAATCTCTGCATCCGGTTTATATTTGGATTGCGTAAATTTGACCACGTTTCTCATTTTCGCGTGCAACTCAAGTGGCTCCCAATCCGTTATCGTCATAATGTTCATATTCTTTGTCTTCTTTATAGTATACTCTTTAATCCCACCACTCCCCGTTACCTAAAAGAAcgctttagttatttaaattccACTAGATCCGCACAAAATTTGCTTCTTTCTGTCCCTCCTTCCtccacaaaattttataattgctcATTCACTTttcgggctgttcggttatggaactCTCTCCCTGTCGAAATAAGACGCGCTCAATCCCTTGCTGTTTTCAAATCCCATCTTAAAGACTATTATCTGTCCCTTCCTTAGTGTTTCTGTCCGCGTTACTGGTTATCacttttggcaagaattatatagtattgtatatatgtaggtatataattatgtaagtagtgtgtatgtatatgtattgtcttactgttgtagacttaaattttaagggtattttagtttgctatttagtttttttgcacctcctaattagttaatttaagtttcagttctccactccctaaaggttgtctggaagagatcgctctgtagcgataaggccgcctgttgtttacctctatcttcatgttttttatgtgtttccatgtacattattttcagaggttgtgcaataaagaggatttgtattgtattgtattgtattgtattatgtatACTGCTTAGCACGTCAAAGCAaagtataaaattcaatttattccATACTTTGCCTAGACATTCTATATATTAGACCTGATAACTTGTTGATGAAGCCCTACTTGAGAACCATTATTATCGAAATCAACTCTgctatttgttttaaaaaacaaCTTGACGGGGGCCgattgtttccaatttttattAGATCATATCTCTCATAGATGTACAAATTCAAAAAATGTGCGTAAACTCCACCAAATATTAATAGTCGCTACTGGAATACAAATTCTTATTTCAGAGCGGTGTCAACACGAATGGCTGGAAGTATGTGGTGGTTCTTCACTTTAATCATGGTATCTTCATACACCGCAAACTTGGCAGCATTTTTGACAGTGGAGTCTAAATTTTATGCCATAAAATCAGTACAAGACTTAGCAAATAATCCATACGACATAACGTACGGGGCTAAAAAGGGAGGTGCCACCTTGGGATTCTTTAAAGtgagtatatatttaaattgtatgtaacTAACATGTCAAGcccgtgaaagtactcaacctGGCAAACAATTTCCGAGACGTCcgaaacacaataataatatacagctCCTGCTGTGAAAGTAGTTTTCAGTTGGGCTTTTATAATGTTCTTGCCAACGTTAATTTCAGGAATCGGATAATTTGCTATACCAGAAAATGTATCAATACATGGATGAACATCCTGAGTACCAAACGTCTACTAATGATGAAGGACTGGCAAggtacttttaatatgtatattacaaaactaaataaagTTAAGTGTCTTGACAGTCATCATTTAAATACAAGTATGATTCAGGAAATAAAAAGTGCACTAAAGCGAACACATATTACCTTAATATTTTGTCCTAGATACgaactcattattttattttctaattattGGGATGATTCTGTTGCATCAAGTTTGTAACGTTGCGTAGTTTTAATTCAGAGTTCCTTACACggtacattttttacaattttaaaacaatactgaTAGGCAGGCTACCACAGTTTTCTGTTTTCAAATTAgtcgaatacaaaaaaaaagaatcagAATAACGTAATCCGTTTAGTAATCACTAGTGATCTGATTTCAGGGCAAAATCGACTGAAGAAAATTATGCATTTCTGATGGAATCGACATCAATTGAGTACATGGTGGAGAGAAATTGTGATGTGGCTCAAGTCGGAGGATTACTTGACAGCAAGGGTTATGGAATTGCTATGAAGAAAAGTAAGAAACCATAATTTGTCTGAAATCGGCAATCTTTTATATTGTATGAACTTCATACGACTCAAGCACTGCAAACACCAAATCATGTCATAAATATGAGTATAATTACATTGGTGCTAAAACATTTTACGGCGTTAATAGACAATTTTTGCAATTTATTCTACAGCACagatacacacacacatacatacacacatccATACACATATATACAGTAGGTATGGTGAATGAGAgatttaaattgtttgtttcagATAGTCCATTCCGACAACCCATGAGCGAATCAATTTTACAGCTCCAAGAAGAAGGTAAACTGACGCGAATGAAGGACAAATGGTGGAAGGAGAAACGAGGTGGAGGTGCGTGTGCGGTCAGTATACCCGTTTTacaatgtaagtatgtatacaGTCAGCttcagaaaaatatatattataggtctCGTAACAGAATAAACTGTTAGCgaaatattactaataatatttgtcTGCCAATAGACGTACAGAATTACTGACTATGAGTATAGTAAGAGAATTtaccattatatatatatgaagcTATAAGGCTACCATTTAACTAGTAGTCTTAGCTTCATATATAGGTCTTAGAGTTAATTCATAAAGAAACTGTCAACATCAATTCTTACATTAAATAGTTTTATCAACAACACCTTGCCTTATATTATATTGGTTGCAGagattaacaattatttattcgAAAAATGCATGTTGTTAGCTATTAAGAAATGTAATTCCAATTAGCACGTAAAGTTGAACTATAAGTGTTAATTGTATGCTACAAATAAACCttaataatgacatttatattaataacaatagtAACATTGGCTTGTTTAGCTGTggcaacaataaaaaaatgactaAATATTTTCAAACGAAATTCCAGCATCGTATAAGAAACAAAAAAGCtcaattaagatttttttaaacttttaccaATAGATCACAACACGTATGATCAAGTTTTTCTCTTAAGAATACCTAAATAAACTTCAAGGTGATGATTACAGGACGACGACGCGGGTAGCGCTGAAGCCCAGCCTCTGGTGCTGGCGAACGTGGGAGGAGTTTTCATTGTCCTCGCTGCTGGCTCCGGCTTGGCCGTCATCTGCGCTATTTTTGAGATGCTTGTTGACTTATGGGTGATATCACATAGGGAAAATGTAAGaaattactatattttttagggtaAATTCCTTGAATTTGAAACGCACCTATTTTACTTACCTAACTTTTGTATGTTCAGTCTACATGTTTGCATATACTGttgatgtaatttttaaaataatattaaaagactGTAGCTGGAAACATACCGGTGTCctgaaatatacataatattataagtataactTCTTAAATCGTATAGAGAGAGAGTTCTCAATAAGTATGACTGGATGATACAAAGATTTTATGATTGATTgctatgttaaaaaaataatcataaacttattcatattacctacttaatgtACAATCATCTAGAAAATAAACTTACTTTCCAAGTACCTAATACGTATATGCTTGTAAAACAGGTAAATTTAGAGTATACTGCTGTTAATAGATATTATGCCTTATTTAGGTCATTTGTTCctctaaattaataatttaaacattttaattttatcagtGTAGCATGATCCGGTGTGACCCCTCCCCCCACCCCCGTCAATTTAGTCCCGCAGAGTTGACAGTTCGTCATATGGGTAAATATCGTATAAATCGtatcttatttaaaatacatcatgTCTACTAACAGTTAACTCATAATGAACTACGCAGAAGCATAGTATGGAACTACTAGTTCAGTTTAACGTAATCTTAAagtttctatgttttttttttatcggagTATCACTATAATAGTGATATTAATAATGGCATACAGAAGGTACAAaacaaatatagtatatatcaaaattaacattaattatgTTTACACTATTCTCGATAGGTGtgtttatataatatactacgttgatgggaaacaagcatacggcccacctgatggaaagcagtctccgtagcctatggatgcaactccagaagtattacatgtgcgttgccgaccctaacactccgcaccctcgttgagctctagtaaccttactcaccggcatgaACATACTCgtaacactataagtagggtcagTTAGTGattttggctgcggttttctgtaaggtggaggtacttccccagttgggctctggtctagatctggaataacatccacTGTGTtttgccctaccacacaaagcgagacaacattcctctcttttggacgtagtttaaagacatTCAGGGAATAATAGGCGATCTTACCTCTAAACAacaatcttcttcctcgcgttgtcccggcatttttgccacggctcatgggagcctgggtccgcttgacaactaatcccaagatttggcgtaggcactaatttttacgaaagcgactgccatctggccttccaacccagagggtaaactaggccttgttaggattaatccggtttcctcacgatgttttccttcaccgaaaagcaactggtaaatatcaaatgatattccgtacataagttacgaaaaactcattggtacgagccggggtttgaacccgcgacctccggattgcaagtcgcgcgCTCTTACGGCTAGGCCACAAACACAACACCTCTAAACAACAATATCATTTATATAATCATCATTATCTTTAGCATAAGcaatatcataaatattttgtttaaataaacaacGCCCATTCACAttatcattaattttcaaagatTACGCCTACaaacttaataaattattatttattttatatttcaggtGTCTTTTATAGAAGAACTAAAAGCTGAAATAAAGTTCATCATCAGCGGTAGCAGCGACACCAAGCCTGTACGTCACAGGGAACCTACTGGAAGTGGCTCAGGGGGCTCGAAGAAGTCCAAAATCGAAGACGAAGAGTCCCATAAGGAGGTCGAGAATAACCTGAATGCACCAACGCCGTCCGAACGCTCTATGTCGCACCATTCGAGGCATACTTTGCATAGTAGAAGGCAGAGCAACGCTGTACAAATGGCACGAATGCGGAAATTTAGCAAGGCAACTTACTGATGAATGCGTTtgtaaatttttgtaaaaatataagtaagacATTAAAAAACTACTAGAT harbors:
- the LOC133522935 gene encoding glutamate receptor ionotropic, kainate 3-like isoform X3 produces the protein MHCKSQWLVFIISYLAYGNAQKNIGAICDDGGFVLEAAFTVAIESVSSEDDPYEAKVVRTTPGDVLEAHNAMCSVLEGNVFGVFAPTNEKALKHVQSISDFLEVPQILVDQSVAHNRNWSAINLYPNHVAYSQAFAEIIDNKGWEEFTIIYEGAELLPFFDAIFALQDLEAGNEVLMTVVQLPDGDDFRSHLQTIKKSGSLNYLVNCRRETIETFLLQAQQVGIMSDEHSYVIMNPDFQTIDLDPFKYGGSNITGVRFFDPSVEAIQNYVKSINAKVAELSEDQIPEAVTENGLTLSLALMYDAVMLYVAAVKAMALEDGSSVTCESGRGWAFGSTLLNNLKTMEIEGLSGLIKFDDDGLRTYFEIEILELMAHGIETVATWNIEEGYKETRVIIPAAEVEGSESMKGKHFIVLTALSAPYGMLKESPKKLEGNDRYEGFGIELIEELAKMNEFNYTFDIQADGVYGSLDKKTGKWNGMMEKVMDGRADFAITDLTITAARQKAVDFTSPFMNLGITILYKKPTKQPPDLFSFISPFSLEVWGWLAGAYVGVSLLLFLLGRIAPEEWQNPYPCIEEPETLDNQFTMANSFWFTLGSVLTQGSEIAPIAVSTRMAGSMWWFFTLIMVSSYTANLAAFLTVESKFYAIKSVQDLANNPYDITYGAKKGGATLGFFKESDNLLYQKMYQYMDEHPEYQTSTNDEGLARAKSTEENYAFLMESTSIEYMVERNCDVAQVGGLLDSKGYGIAMKKNSPFRQPMSESILQLQEEGKLTRMKDKWWKEKRGGGACADDDAGSAEAQPLVLANVGGVFIVLAAGSGLAVICAIFEMLVDLWVISHRENCSMIRCDPSPHPRQFSPAELTVRHMGKYRINRILFKIHHVY
- the LOC133522935 gene encoding glutamate receptor ionotropic, kainate 3-like isoform X2, which produces MHCKSQWLVFIISYLAYGNAQKNIGAICDDGGFVLEAAFTVAIESVSSEDDPYEAKVVRTTPGDVLEAHNAMCSVLEGNVFGVFAPTNEKALKHVQSISDFLEVPQILVDQSVAHNRNWSAINLYPNHVAYSQAFAEIIDNKGWEEFTIIYEGAELLPFFDAIFALQDLEAGNEVLMTVVQLPDGDDFRSHLQTIKKSGSLNYLVNCRRETIETFLLQAQQVGIMSDEHSYVIMNPDFQTIDLDPFKYGGSNITGVRFFDPSVEAIQNYVKSINAKVAELSEDQIPEAVTENGLTLSLALMYDAVMLYVAAVKAMALEDGSSVTCESGRGWAFGSTLLNNLKTVATWNIEEGYKETRVIIPAAEVEGSESMKGKHFIVLTALSAPYGMLKESPKKLEGNDRYEGFGIELIEELAKMNEFNYTFDIQADGVYGSLDKKTGKWNGMMEKVMDGRADFAITDLTITAARQKAVDFTSPFMNLGITILYKKPTKQPPDLFSFISPFSLEVWGWLAGAYVGVSLLLFLLGRIAPEEWQNPYPCIEEPETLDNQFTMANSFWFTLGSVLTQGSEIAPIAVSTRMAGSMWWFFTLIMVSSYTANLAAFLTVESKFYAIKSVQDLANNPYDITYGAKKGGATLGFFKESDNLLYQKMYQYMDEHPEYQTSTNDEGLARAKSTEENYAFLMESTSIEYMVERNCDVAQVGGLLDSKGYGIAMKKNSPFRQPMSESILQLQEEGKLTRMKDKWWKEKRGGGACADDDAGSAEAQPLVLANVGGVFIVLAAGSGLAVICAIFEMLVDLWVISHRENVSFIEELKAEIKFIISGSSDTKPVRHREPTGSGSGGSKKSKIEDEESHKEVENNLNAPTPSERSMSHHSRHTLHSRRQSNAVQMARMRKFSKATY
- the LOC133522935 gene encoding glutamate receptor ionotropic, kainate 2-like isoform X1, translated to MHCKSQWLVFIISYLAYGNAQKNIGAICDDGGFVLEAAFTVAIESVSSEDDPYEAKVVRTTPGDVLEAHNAMCSVLEGNVFGVFAPTNEKALKHVQSISDFLEVPQILVDQSVAHNRNWSAINLYPNHVAYSQAFAEIIDNKGWEEFTIIYEGAELLPFFDAIFALQDLEAGNEVLMTVVQLPDGDDFRSHLQTIKKSGSLNYLVNCRRETIETFLLQAQQVGIMSDEHSYVIMNPDFQTIDLDPFKYGGSNITGVRFFDPSVEAIQNYVKSINAKVAELSEDQIPEAVTENGLTLSLALMYDAVMLYVAAVKAMALEDGSSVTCESGRGWAFGSTLLNNLKTMEIEGLSGLIKFDDDGLRTYFEIEILELMAHGIETVATWNIEEGYKETRVIIPAAEVEGSESMKGKHFIVLTALSAPYGMLKESPKKLEGNDRYEGFGIELIEELAKMNEFNYTFDIQADGVYGSLDKKTGKWNGMMEKVMDGRADFAITDLTITAARQKAVDFTSPFMNLGITILYKKPTKQPPDLFSFISPFSLEVWGWLAGAYVGVSLLLFLLGRIAPEEWQNPYPCIEEPETLDNQFTMANSFWFTLGSVLTQGSEIAPIAVSTRMAGSMWWFFTLIMVSSYTANLAAFLTVESKFYAIKSVQDLANNPYDITYGAKKGGATLGFFKESDNLLYQKMYQYMDEHPEYQTSTNDEGLARAKSTEENYAFLMESTSIEYMVERNCDVAQVGGLLDSKGYGIAMKKNSPFRQPMSESILQLQEEGKLTRMKDKWWKEKRGGGACADDDAGSAEAQPLVLANVGGVFIVLAAGSGLAVICAIFEMLVDLWVISHRENVSFIEELKAEIKFIISGSSDTKPVRHREPTGSGSGGSKKSKIEDEESHKEVENNLNAPTPSERSMSHHSRHTLHSRRQSNAVQMARMRKFSKATY